atgTATATGAACAGAAGAGAAAATGCAATAGAACACAACATGTACAGGAACAAAAATgggaaaagaaaactaaaactacaaggctacaaagaaaaagaacttATTCAGATTGGCCAcaagtcaaagttaattttttctatttttatgaaaaacaacatattttctACTCTACTATTTATTATGCTACTTAAAGCTATGTAAACTACTATAAAAGACCTATAACTACTATTTAAAGGAAGGGAAAAGAAAGAGCTTATTGGATTTTCTCCATTGTCAGCCAAGATGTGCATTAGCTCCTTCCCAGCTCTCAGCTTTAGCAACATCAGTTCTCCATGCAATGCTTTCAGCTGTAGCAACCAGATCTCCTCATTCCTTTGCTGTTGATTATGCAAATTCCAGGCTCTTTGAGCATCATTTATACCTTCTCTTGCATCCATCTCCACTTCCTTTGTGTCTGCAGCTTTCTTTAGATGAGTGGCAATATTAGTCATGTTAGCTGCAACAGCAAAATCAAAGTCAATGTTCATCAGTGAATCATCAAACATTTCAGCTTtgttaaaagtgaaattaagaTCATTTTCATGAAGAACCAATGCATCAAAGGTGGGACAAATATTATCAGTGCAAACAGTAGGGGTATGGATACGTTCAATCTCAAATGGTGCTCTGAGAACCTTAGAATCAATAACTACTGCAGGGTTAACAACAGGCTCTAAAGGATCTATGCACAAGCAATCAAATGAGCTAAACTGCAAAGGAAACTCAGATAAGACAACTAGAATTTCAAGGTTAAACAACACCTGTGTTGGCTCTTCCCTAGTAATAACAACAAAATCCATAGTGAACTCAACACAGTCCATAAAGCTATCCTCAAAATTGTTGTCCAGACCAATGCACACATcataaaaatcatcaaaaatatCAATATGTTCTACAACACAAATTTCATCCAGCTTTTCAGAACAATCAGGTATAACAACAAGAATATCTGGCAAGGGTTTCTCATGCATAAGATTATCAAAGCTAGTTTGTACCTCACCCAAACAGATAGGAAgctcaaatttaaaatcaaccTGTACTGGCTCCTCAAAAATGACCTCACTAGCATCTATCAAATCAGCAGCTAAATGAACACCTATTGTGAAGCTATCATCAACTGGAATAATGTCAAAACCAGTGCATAACTCTGAAACAGCATAAGGCATGTCAATATTTTCAATGGAACAGGCTGAATCTAAAATATGACTGTGTGCAAGCATAACAGGAACATAATCTGGAGCAGGTTCTATGGGTTCAACTTTAAACAGATCCAAAGCATTAAATTCATATTGAACCTTAGAGAATTCTATGGGAATGCTAAGTTCAGAATAAACCTGTGTTCTCTGATCACTAGCTACATCATCAGGGTCATTTCCATCCAGCTTGAACATAATGATCTCTTCTTTGGCACCTGCAAAATAGTTAGAAGCAGAACATATGGCAGAACTGATTTCTTCACAAATTTCACAACCACCCCCAAGGCATGTACAACCAGTGAGTTTTTCATTACTCAGTTCTAAAGAGTTTAAGAACCCAGCAAACTCAAGTTCAAGTTCTAATCCTAAATCAGTACAGGCATTTTCAAAATCAGTCATATCAACTTTCATATCATCAAAAACTACATATCTATCATCATGAGCACCTGATTCATCATCAAGAAGTGCATTTAAATCTGTGCAATCATAAAAAACACTAGATACAGGTATATGAACTCTATCAATGGAAAATGCTAATTTTATGATATTAGAATGATCAAAGCAAGGACTAAAATCAACAACTTCTACAGGCACATCATGCATATGATCAAACACATTGAAATCATTTTCAGGCTCACACACATCAGCATCAAAATCCATTTCATAGTACTGAAGAACCAAAACATGGTCAGCAGCTTccctcatttttttcaaatactcTTTGGACTTTCTGAAATCAATTTGTACTTCAAGCTCAGCAGGTTCAACTTTCAAATCAGAGTTCAAATCAACAATACAATCAATTTCTGAATGAGGTTCAGTACTCTCATCACCAACATAAAGTTCACATACAGATTCAGAATCAACAGATGCATTCATACAATCACCACTCATCAGAGAATTGGAATTATCACTAACAGAATTTAAAACAGAATGTGAATCAGTGAGAGAAGGATTAGCATATACAGTTACAGAGGTGGTTGGACACTTAATCACTTGAAACTCTGGGGTAGCAGCTACCATCACTGATGCTTCATTGGTTGCTGCCTCTTTCTCCTCTTCAGCTCTCCCAGTCAACTTGTTGACTACAGCTACTAACTCTGCCACTTGATTGGTTAGTCCTTGAAGTTCATATGCTGGAATCCCCTGCTGCCACTGATCACAGAATTGTGGCTGCCATGGCTGTTCTGAATGAATTTCCTCCTGCTTTGGTTCAACACATTGGTCCCAATATAAATGAGGCATCTCTTGTTGCACATGCCAGGGTGACTGCTCTCCATAAGGTTGAAAATAGGATGGTGGTTGTTGTTGGAAAGCTTGATTGGCTGGCTGCATAGAATTCTCAGGAATAGGCTCATAAAACAGGTCAAATCTTGGTGGTTGAGCATTACAAGGTAAAGAGCAATTATCATATCCAGAGTAGTAATTCATGCTTACCAAAGCTCACTGGAAAAAACACCAATCAGACCTCTAAGACCTCTAGTACAGAATTCAACACAAGAAATCtatgaaagaaaagagaaactaTACAAACTATATAGATGCAAGGACTACCTACACTCCTAAGCCTAAGCTATATGAACACAAACAGAAATGCAAGTAAGAAAATATACCTAAACAAGACTAACCTAACACTCTAAAACTCAATTCgccgagtccccggcaacggcgccatcTTTGTGCACATCCCCTTGGAAAACAAAAATTCTCCTGTGACTGTGCCTGCTCAATCTGCATTTGATGATATGGCAAACACTAACTTGATTTTAATGAGAATCTCGAAGATGAAGCACCTGTTGCTCAACCTGCATTTGATTATATCAAGTTCCATGTCAGTGTTTGCCATGTCATCAAATGCAGGTTGAGCAACAGGTGCTTCGTCTTGGGGAATTTCATTCTCCCATCCTCAGAACCCAACGCCAGCCGAACCTTCAGATAAACAAACAAACCAACAAACCCACAAAACCCATTCTTCTCCTCTCTTTTCTCCCATCCTCGGAACCCAATCATCCTTCCCCCACTCACGACACAGTCATCATCAAAACCCCAAGACTGATGCCCAGAATAATACCCACGGGAGGATAGTTGTTGGCGGTGAGTTTGGATTCCGAGTAGAAGGTAGTGGCGAGCGGCGAAGGGGAAGGAACCGGCGGAGGGAATGCCAACGAAGGCGAGAGAGTCGGAAAGTGTGGCAATGGTTGAAGGAAGCAGAGATCTGAGTTGAGATGTAGCAAGTCTGtgacaagaagaagaaagaaaggtgGGAGAGTTTGGCGTGTTGCGCCGCAACTCGCGACGACCGTCGTCGGTGGTGGCAGCGGCGGCGAGAAGCAAGAATAGGGGGATCCGAGGCCGTGACCAGCGGCGGCCTGGGTGGCGTCGCCGGCGGAGTGTTGGACCGGATAGGGGGTCCTCCCGCGGTGGTTGTTTGGACGGTGGCTGGGGCATGGCTGTTGAAGGGTGGAGGAGATCGTCTCTGGTATTTCTCGCTCAGAGAGAAGGAGACCTGGGTTCTCGTTTGGATGAAGCTGCGCGCAGAGAGGGAGAACCCCTAAGGGTTTCTAATTTGGAGTGAAAAGGCCTTGGgcctaattaataataaaaaacaaaataaaaatataatagaaaagcTTTTTCCTTCGCGCAGCCCCGCTTTTCACCCGCGCACCCCATACCACCCCGGTGGGCCAAGCCCAagaacaataaacaaaaaaaacaatttgtTCTGTACTCCCCTTTTATTCATATTTCGCACCCCCACACATCCTCGGGCCAGTGCTGGGCCAAAcccaaaacaaaatcaaacaattttgTTCTGCA
This Vigna angularis cultivar LongXiaoDou No.4 chromosome 4, ASM1680809v1, whole genome shotgun sequence DNA region includes the following protein-coding sequences:
- the LOC128196250 gene encoding uncharacterized protein LOC128196250, producing MNYYSGYDNCSLPCNAQPPRFDLFYEPIPENSMQPANQAFQQQPPSYFQPYGEQSPWHVQQEMPHLYWDQCVEPKQEEIHSEQPWQPQFCDQWQQGIPAYELQGLTNQVAELVAVVNKLTGRAEEEKEAATNEASVMVAATPEFQVIKCPTTSVTVYANPSLTDSHSVLNSVSDNSNSLMSGDCMNASVDSESVCELYVGDESTEPHSEIDCIVDLNSDLKVEPAELEVQIDFRKSKEYLKKMREAADHVLVLQYYEMDFDADVCEPENDFNVFDHMHDVPVEVVDFSPCFDHSNIIKLAFSIDRVHIPVSSVFYDCTDLNALLDDESGAHDDRYVVFDDMKVDMTDFENACTDLGLELELEFAGFLNSLELSNEKLTGCTCLGGGCEICEEISSAICSASNYFAGAKEEIIMFKLDGNDPDDVASDQRTQVYSELSIPIEFSKVQYEFNALDLFKVEPIEPAPDYVPVMLAHSHILDSACSIENIDMPYAVSELCTGFDIIPVDDSFTIGVHLAADLIDASEVIFEEPVQVDFKFELPICLGEVQTSFDNLMHEKPLPDILVVIPDCSEKLDEICVVEHIDIFDDFYDVCIGLDNNFEDSFMDCVEFTMDFVVITREEPTQVLFNLEILVVLSEFPLQFSSFDCLCIDPLEPVVNPAVVIDSKVLRAPFEIERIHTPTVCTDNICPTFDALVLHENDLNFTFNKAEMFDDSLMNIDFDFAVAANMTNIATHLKKAADTKEVEMDAREGINDAQRAWNLHNQQQRNEEIWLLQLKALHGELMLLKLRAGKELMHILADNGENPISSFFSLPLNSSYRSFIVVYIALSSIINSRVENMLFFIKIEKINFDLWPI